The following proteins are encoded in a genomic region of Saccharopolyspora antimicrobica:
- a CDS encoding AAA family ATPase, with amino-acid sequence MVRTTPRLLGRDDEIDRLLALVGGAERGEGGALVLRGEAGIGKSALLEQLVRAVPAGFQIIRASGSEFEGEMPFAALHQLCVSVLAHLDSLEAPYRDSLLVAFGLADGAPDPFRVGLAALELLASAAAERPVLCVIDDAHWMDAASARAFAFLARRIAAEPIAMVFAARDEDAIRGLDELPGLTIGGLSDAHARELLAAAKTATLDERVRDRLLAEARGNPLALIELPKAGGFVLATPSPVASRIERSFRARMAELPRDARILLVLASADPTGDPSLLWSAARRLDIDVPAASAAAEGSGLMLFGTRARFCHPLARSAAYRAAAPEQRRAAHQALADATDPDAAPDRRAWHRAQATTGPDERVAAELESSASRAQARGGVAAAAAFLERAAALSLEPGKQTVRTLAAARATLDAGRANAAADLLASIDTATLDDLQHASVEVLRGRIAFVRGADGAVEGAELILRAAQRLSPGDPERSRECLVAALEMGLVVGRAAGVMDRVLDAARSAPAASRQPDLLDALVLLRTEGHRAGVPALRQVLTGDDAGWARVPALATVLAGELWDIELHTAVTEWLVRTGRATGSPMTIRLGLSQAALSAVFAGDFGRAMAAIAEEEAVADALGDVPQLYPRVHLAAMRGRRQEVLDLVAEVMSRGTGQLTANAHWATAVLHNGLADYPAALEAARRAVADDDLFLTGIALPELVEAAVRCGDHSAARLALDSLVERAESAGTSFGLGVAAGARALVNDAEDDHLEALQHLADSPVALHLARAHLRYGEWLRRANRRRDARKHLRTAHEKLSAMGMEAFAQRAAGELRATGEVARSRSEHTYDRLTAQEMHIARQVAAGATSKEVATHLFISPRTVDAHLRNIFRKLGITSRRQLRNIPEIG; translated from the coding sequence ATGGTTCGGACCACGCCTCGGCTCCTCGGCCGGGACGACGAGATCGATCGGCTCCTCGCTCTCGTCGGCGGGGCGGAGCGAGGCGAGGGCGGCGCGCTCGTCCTCCGCGGCGAGGCGGGCATCGGCAAGAGCGCGCTGCTGGAGCAGCTCGTGCGCGCGGTGCCGGCGGGCTTCCAGATCATCCGCGCGTCCGGGTCGGAGTTCGAGGGCGAGATGCCGTTCGCGGCACTGCACCAGCTGTGCGTTTCGGTGCTGGCCCACCTCGACTCGCTGGAAGCTCCCTACCGCGACTCCCTCCTGGTCGCGTTCGGGTTGGCCGACGGGGCGCCGGACCCGTTCCGCGTCGGCCTCGCCGCTCTCGAACTGCTGGCGTCGGCCGCGGCGGAGCGGCCGGTGCTGTGCGTCATCGATGACGCGCACTGGATGGACGCCGCTTCGGCGAGGGCCTTCGCGTTCCTGGCGAGGCGCATCGCGGCGGAGCCGATCGCGATGGTCTTCGCGGCCCGCGACGAGGACGCCATCCGCGGCCTGGACGAGCTGCCGGGCCTGACGATCGGTGGCCTGAGCGACGCCCACGCGCGGGAGCTGCTGGCCGCGGCGAAGACCGCGACACTCGACGAGCGGGTGCGTGATCGCCTCCTCGCCGAGGCGCGCGGCAACCCGCTGGCCCTCATCGAGCTGCCGAAAGCAGGTGGTTTCGTGCTGGCGACGCCGTCGCCGGTCGCGAGCCGCATCGAGCGGAGCTTCCGGGCCAGGATGGCGGAATTACCCCGGGACGCGCGGATTCTGCTGGTCCTCGCCAGCGCCGATCCCACCGGTGACCCGAGCCTGCTGTGGTCAGCCGCGCGGCGGTTGGACATCGACGTGCCCGCCGCGAGCGCCGCCGCGGAGGGCTCCGGGCTGATGCTCTTCGGCACGCGTGCGCGCTTCTGCCACCCGTTGGCCCGCTCGGCCGCATACCGCGCGGCAGCGCCGGAGCAGCGCCGCGCGGCGCACCAGGCGCTGGCCGACGCCACCGACCCGGACGCCGCTCCGGACCGGCGAGCCTGGCACCGCGCTCAGGCGACCACCGGGCCGGACGAGCGAGTCGCGGCGGAGCTGGAGTCATCAGCGTCGCGCGCCCAGGCGCGCGGGGGAGTGGCGGCCGCCGCCGCGTTCCTCGAACGTGCCGCGGCGCTGTCGCTCGAACCCGGCAAGCAGACCGTACGCACGCTCGCGGCCGCGCGGGCGACGCTCGACGCGGGCCGTGCGAACGCTGCTGCGGACCTGCTGGCCAGCATCGACACCGCGACGCTGGACGATCTCCAGCACGCATCCGTCGAGGTGCTGCGCGGACGAATCGCGTTCGTCCGAGGCGCGGACGGCGCCGTCGAGGGAGCGGAGCTCATCCTGCGGGCCGCACAACGGCTCTCGCCCGGCGATCCGGAACGGTCGCGCGAGTGCTTGGTGGCAGCGCTGGAGATGGGGCTCGTCGTCGGCAGAGCGGCGGGCGTGATGGACCGGGTGCTCGACGCGGCGCGCTCGGCACCGGCGGCATCGCGGCAGCCGGATCTCCTCGACGCGCTGGTGCTGTTGCGCACCGAGGGGCACCGCGCCGGAGTTCCCGCGCTGCGGCAGGTCCTGACCGGCGACGATGCCGGCTGGGCCCGGGTTCCTGCGCTGGCCACGGTGCTCGCGGGCGAACTGTGGGACATCGAGCTGCACACGGCGGTCACCGAGTGGCTGGTGCGGACCGGGCGGGCCACCGGCTCGCCGATGACCATCCGGCTCGGCCTGTCGCAGGCGGCGTTGTCCGCGGTGTTCGCCGGCGACTTCGGGCGGGCGATGGCCGCGATCGCCGAGGAGGAAGCCGTCGCCGACGCCCTCGGCGACGTGCCGCAGCTGTACCCGAGGGTGCACCTGGCGGCGATGCGCGGCCGTCGCCAGGAGGTTCTCGACCTGGTCGCCGAGGTGATGAGCCGGGGCACCGGCCAGCTGACGGCGAACGCGCACTGGGCGACGGCCGTGCTGCACAACGGCCTCGCCGACTACCCGGCCGCGCTGGAAGCGGCCAGGCGAGCGGTGGCCGATGACGACCTCTTCCTCACCGGCATCGCGCTGCCCGAACTGGTGGAGGCCGCGGTCCGCTGCGGTGACCATTCCGCCGCGCGGTTGGCCCTGGATTCCCTTGTCGAGCGCGCGGAATCCGCGGGAACCAGCTTCGGCCTCGGCGTAGCGGCAGGCGCGCGAGCACTGGTCAACGACGCGGAAGACGACCACCTGGAGGCGCTCCAGCACCTGGCGGACAGCCCAGTGGCGCTGCACCTCGCGCGGGCGCACCTGCGCTACGGGGAGTGGCTGCGCCGCGCGAACCGCCGCCGTGACGCGCGGAAACACCTGCGCACCGCGCACGAGAAGCTGTCGGCGATGGGGATGGAAGCGTTCGCCCAGCGCGCCGCGGGCGAGCTGCGCGCGACCGGCGAAGTGGCCCGCAGCCGCTCCGAGCACACCTACGACCGGCTGACCGCCCAGGAGATGCACATCGCGCGCCAGGTGGCGGCGGGCGCGACGTCGAAGGAAGTGGCCACCCACCTGTTCATCAGCCCGCGCACGGTGGACGCCCACCTGCGCAACATCTTCCGGAAACTCGGCATCACGTCCCGCAGACAGCTCCGGAATATTCCAGAAATCGGATGA
- a CDS encoding FAD-binding oxidoreductase, with protein MRGKNQRWVARPDYVYLPTSSREVRIAVQDAVDSQKRLSVRSGGHCYEDFVYNSDVNVVIDLSEMTRVYFDRAMNAFAVEAGAELLDVYETIYRLRGVTFPGGMCYSVAAGGHICGGGYGFLSRKHGLVVDHLYAVEVVVVDENGTADVVIATRDADDPNRDLWWAHTGGGGGNFGVVTRYWLRSPEADADPTAPLLPSPPAEVLVSAVSWEWESITEDSFRRLIGNFADWQVRNQDPDSPAAGLFATLQVNHRSNGQIGMMTQVDGSVPDAESVLAEFLDEVCAGVEVPTGPVTTSMGDYLPRPQLATPRRLPWLQATQMLATGTPTLTNPSLRAKYRSGYLRATLSDDQIGTIYRYLTSPDYSNDTALLLISAYGGKINSVAAEDTAVVQRDSVMKLLIQNYWSDPAEDDYNLSWIRAFFHDMFAETGGVPLHDERTAGCYVNYPDVDLDAPEWNRSGLSGVELYYGSNYPRLQEVKRRWDPGNVFRHRQSVRP; from the coding sequence GTGCGCGGAAAGAATCAGCGCTGGGTCGCCCGGCCCGATTACGTTTACCTGCCCACCTCCAGCCGCGAGGTGCGAATCGCGGTTCAGGACGCGGTCGACTCGCAGAAACGCCTCTCGGTCCGCAGTGGCGGGCACTGCTACGAGGACTTCGTGTACAACTCGGACGTCAACGTCGTGATCGACCTGTCCGAGATGACCCGGGTGTACTTCGACCGGGCGATGAACGCATTCGCCGTCGAAGCCGGGGCGGAGCTGCTCGACGTTTACGAGACCATTTACCGGCTCCGGGGTGTGACCTTCCCCGGCGGGATGTGCTATTCGGTGGCCGCCGGCGGGCACATCTGCGGTGGCGGCTACGGATTCCTCTCCCGGAAGCACGGGCTCGTCGTCGACCACCTGTACGCGGTCGAGGTGGTGGTCGTCGACGAGAACGGCACCGCCGACGTCGTCATCGCGACCCGGGACGCCGACGACCCGAACCGGGATCTTTGGTGGGCGCACACCGGTGGCGGCGGTGGCAATTTCGGCGTGGTCACCCGCTACTGGCTCCGGTCGCCGGAAGCCGATGCCGATCCCACCGCGCCGCTGCTGCCCTCGCCGCCGGCCGAGGTCCTGGTCAGTGCCGTTTCCTGGGAGTGGGAGTCGATCACCGAGGACTCGTTCCGCAGGCTGATCGGCAACTTCGCCGACTGGCAGGTCCGCAACCAGGATCCGGATTCGCCCGCCGCGGGCCTGTTCGCCACCCTCCAGGTCAACCACCGGTCGAACGGTCAGATCGGGATGATGACGCAGGTGGACGGGTCGGTGCCGGACGCGGAATCGGTGCTGGCGGAGTTCCTCGACGAGGTGTGCGCCGGCGTCGAGGTCCCGACCGGTCCGGTGACCACCTCGATGGGCGACTACCTGCCGAGGCCGCAGCTGGCGACGCCGCGACGGCTGCCCTGGCTGCAGGCGACGCAGATGCTGGCCACCGGCACGCCGACGCTGACCAACCCCAGCCTGCGGGCCAAGTACCGGTCGGGGTACTTGCGCGCGACGCTGTCGGATGACCAGATCGGGACCATCTACCGGTACCTGACCAGCCCCGACTACAGCAACGACACCGCGCTGCTGCTGATCTCCGCCTACGGCGGCAAGATCAACTCGGTGGCCGCGGAGGACACCGCGGTGGTCCAGCGCGACTCGGTGATGAAGCTGCTGATCCAGAACTACTGGTCCGACCCGGCCGAGGACGACTACAACCTCAGCTGGATCCGCGCGTTCTTCCACGACATGTTCGCCGAGACCGGCGGCGTGCCGCTGCACGACGAGCGCACCGCGGGCTGCTACGTCAACTACCCGGACGTCGACCTCGACGCCCCGGAGTGGAACCGGTCCGGGCTGTCCGGGGTGGAGCTGTACTACGGGAGCAACTACCCCCGGCTGCAAGAGGTGAAGCGGCGCTGGGATCCCGGCAACGTCTTCCGCCACCGGCAGTCGGTCCGGCCCTGA